The Eremothecium cymbalariae DBVPG#7215 chromosome 7, complete sequence genome contains the following window.
AATCTGTTGAAGGCTTCAAGAGAATCACTGAACAACGTGTCACCACCGCCCTCGGGCCCCTccaaaacagaaaaaaaagtataagAAGGAGGTTGCAATTCGTAGGAAACATCTGTGTGAAATCTGATAGAGGAGTGGCTATCCCTGAACACTCGATCAAACTCCTGGCGATCTGGTCTTCTAAATGTGATGTGCAGATGAGGATATTTTTCCGGTGCCCCTGACGTCTGGTGGATGTGCAGCTTACCAAAGTGCTCGCCAAACCTCATTGCGTACTCTGGCCCTCTCGAAGCAAAGTCCTGATCTCTGAAGACAACTACGCCTCTCTGGGCAACAAGTAGCGCGAGCTCATCCCTGCCCGCATTGTTCAGCTCGGTGAGCTGAACCCCTCTGAGCTCAGTACCAAACTTAGGTGTTATCTTTGATATAGATAACTTCTCGTTATTCTTAAACAAATTGGGGAACTCTGGGTCTGCCCTTATACCGGGATCATAGTATTCATGGAATGTTAGGGGAGGGAACTTCTGGTATGGATCCCATGTTGGTAAAAATTCGGGGAATTTGGACTTCTTTACATATTTTTCGGAAAGTTTCAGAACGCCTTCTTCGCTGATCTCATCCTGCCCACGATAAAAGTGCGTATCAAAATCCCCATGGATATCTGCTTTTGCTGTCGCGGTTACTTTGGTAACCTCATACTGTACTGGCATTGGGAACGCCTGTCTTTCAACTTTAAAGATC
Protein-coding sequences here:
- the JLP1 gene encoding sulfonate dioxygenase (similar to Ashbya gossypii ACR293C), which gives rise to MPVQYEVTKVTATAKADIHGDFDTHFYRGQDEISEEGVLKLSEKYVKKSKFPEFLPTWDPYQKFPPLTFHEYYDPGIRADPEFPNLFKNNEKLSISKITPKFGTELRGVQLTELNNAGRDELALLVAQRGVVVFRDQDFASRGPEYAMRFGEHFGKLHIHQTSGAPEKYPHLHITFRRPDRQEFDRVFRDSHSSIRFHTDVSYELQPPSYTFFSVLEGPEGGGDTLFSDSLEAFNRLSPSLQEYLSQLHVVHSSKEQAENSSRQGGIQRREPVFHIHPLVRVHPVLKKKTLFVNRMFSRKILELKQPESDLLLKFLYDLVENTQDLQLRARWEPGTVTVWDNRRAHHSAVIDWDEPVSRHAFRITPHGERPVEDLKYLNDKTYYPS